Below is a window of Edaphobacter dinghuensis DNA.
AGCCTGCTCAAGGTCGCGGCCGTTCATGATGTTGTTGAACACCATTGGTATGCCAAGGCCACCAAGATGAACGGTTGCGTTGGAGCGATTTGTAAGAGTGTAGCGAAGGGAGAGTTCGCCGTTCTCCATAGTCCAGGTTCGCGTAACGTCAAGGGGGATATCGGCAGGTAAGGTAGGAGCGAGATCTGCCGAGAAGTGTGTCGCATCCATGCTGATCATGCGGACAGGCTGACGGCGGAAGGCAGTGGAGTAGTCTTTCCAGTCGGATGCATCGCCGATGCGTAGTCGCAGGTCCAGATCGCCGAGATGATAGAACGTGTCGGCTGATCTCTCCTTCAGAATGTCTCCTGGTGTGTAGTCGAGAGTTGGATCGGAAGCGGGATTGAGCGCAGCGACTGTGCCGGAGGAACGCAGGAGTGTCAGGTCGAGTGAAGGGCCGATCAACTTGACGGTGCCTTCATCGAGCATCGGGCCAGGCGGTAACGGCTTCGGTGGGCCCTGCGCGATGCCGACGACGGAAAACGCAACCGTGAATGCTGAGAGTTGAGCCAGTTGCAAAAAGGTTCGATAGCAAAGACTTGTTGAGGGCATGAGAATCAACTCCAGCATGATCGAATTAGGAATAAATGCAGCTCCTTCGACAAGTGAAATGTAATCGTCGAAGGGTGAGAGAAGCCTGTTATTGGACAGTCTGGCGGAGGCGCAGGAGCACTACTCCGTGAGGGGGTACGTGCGCATGATAGGTGTCGTGGATCGGTGAAAGATCAACGTGTGCCCAAAGATCGCGGCCAGCGACGACGCCCTTGTTGAAGCCAAGTCGAGCGAGGGGCACATCAAGCGTTAACGGCATCGTCCAACGGTTGAAGATGCCGACAGCAACGCTGCCGTCCGCGAGGGTCTTGCTCCAAACTTCAAGCGGCCCTTCCGTGTAGACACGGTCGCCCTGGCGGCCTGCGGGATCCTGATCGATGGCAATGACTTCGCGGTTGAGGAGAATGTTGCGAGTGTCGGGAGACATCGATGAGAGGTCATTGCCTGCGAGCAGCGGCGCTGCGAGAAGCGCCCACAGACTCATGTGCGTACGATATTCCATGGGCGTCATGCCGCCGTTGCCAACCTCGAGCATGTCGGGATCGTTCCAGTGTCCGGGACCGGCAAATGGGCTGAGCCCAGCTTGCGAAAAGCCAATCGATGCCATGGAGTTGTAGTTGTCTTCGATGTCGCCAGTGGTGCGCCACAAGTTACCGCCAGAAGCTGCACCCCATCGCCAGACTGCCTGCCAACCATATTGACAAAACGAAAGGATGATTGGCCTTCCCGTGTGGGCTAATGCTTCGTGCATCTTGCTGTAAATTTCGATCATGACAGCACGTGACTTATCGGGATCGTTACCCGCGCGTTCTTTCAACTCCTTGGTATAGGAGCAGAGATCGTACTTCAGATAGTCGACACCCCACTTTGCATAGGTGTCCGCATCCTGTTGCTCATGGCCGAGCGAGCCTTCATAGCCGGCACACGTCTTTGCCCCAGGGGAGGAGTAGATGCCGAGTTTCAATCCCTTGCTGTGCACGTAGTCGGCAAGGGCCTTCATGTCGGGAAACTTGCTATTGGGGTGAATATTGCCGTTGGCGTCGCGCGTTCCCTGCCAAGTGTCATCGATGTTGATATAGACGTATCCCGCATCGCGCATGCCGGAAGCGACCATTGCATCTGCTGCGGCACGGATGATTTTGTCGTCAACCTTATCGCCAAAATGATTCCAGCTATTCCATCCCATAGGCGGTGTCGCAGCAAGTGGCACCGCGGCGTTAATCGATGAAGAGCCCAGCATGACAAGTAGAAGCAGGCAGAAAATAGCGGCCGGTGACTTCAAAGCAGATACCTCCAGGTTGTAGTGCTCTTATCCAATTCAGAATTGCATCAGGACTGCTTCAAGAAAGAAAGATCCAGATCTTCGATATTCCTATTGACACAAGAGAAGAAATATTCAATCGTTGATAAACGCAATATTGTATTTTTCATTGTACTCATTTTGAAGCAATATGCGGTTCAGGGAGTGAACTCATTTTTGCGCCTCTTCTTCTCTCTTTCTCCGTCGACTGTGTCGGCTGGCGGCAATCTGAACCGATATCAACCGAACTAATGGAGATGCTTTGCGATTCGGACGTTCACTGTTAGTGGTCTCAGTTCTCGCGCTCTCTGCCTCTGTGGCCGTATGCGAGGTCACCAGGGAAGCCTTCGCGCATGCGCTTGATCGGAGCAGTGAATATCGCAAAGCGGCCGGAATGTTGCCGGAAGCTCCCCACTGGATTGATGATTCCTCGCGTTTCTGGTTCGAGGAAAGTGATGGAACAACACACCATTATGTGATCTACGATGCGCACACGCAGCAGCGCTCTAGTCTTGACAACGCGAAAATCGCTGCTGCTATCAGCAAAGGACTTCCTAAGCCGATAGCAGCGGACCATCTCGCTCTTATGGACCTCCAGTTCGACGCAAAGGAGGCCGGCTTTTCCTTTGTGACGCTGCGGGGAGCATGGCACTGCACACTTCCGGACTATGCCTGCACTTTGAACCAGAACTCGGGAGGGGATTCCGACGACGACCGGTCGAAGGCGCCTGGCTTTGAGGGCAACGACGAACATCGCGCAGTTACGTCTCCTGACGGGAAATGGGAGGCGACGATACAGAACTTCAATGTATTTCTGCATCGGGTTGGCAGCGAAGATCCAGCCACTCCCTTGAGTACAAATGGAAATGAGGGTGATTACTACCAGCGTAGTTCTCTTGCGTGGTCTCCGGACTCAAAACATTTATTAGCGCGCCGCGTTTTGCAGGGTATGCGGCGGCAGGTGCATTATGTAGAGTCGTCACCGTCCGGTCAGATTCAGCCGATTGCATCAGAACACTTCTACGCCAAGCCCGGTGATGTGCTCGATCTTGAACAACCTGTGCTCTTCAACCCCGAGACTCGAAGCGAGTTGAATATTTCATCAGACCTCTTTCCAAATCCCTACGAACTAACCGATTTCGTATGGCGAAAGGACAGCTCTGCGTTTACGTTCAACTACAACCAGCGCGGGCATCAGAAGTTGAGTGTTATCTCGGTTGATGCAGCGACTGGAAAAACCCGCGAGGTCATCGTCGAAACCAGTCGCACGTTTATTGAATACACTGCGCTCAATCCAGATCAGTTTGGAACGGGCAAGTTCTATCGCCACGATATAGAGGATGGAAAGGAGATTCTCTGGCTGTCTGAGCGGGACGGCTGGGCGCATCTCTATCTTTACAACGGAACAACGGGCAAGGTAGAGAACCAGATTACGCACGGTGACTGGGTTGTGCGTGGTGTGGATCGAGTCGACGAGCAACATCGCCAGATCTATTTTGAGGCAAGCGGGGTCGATCCTAAGCTCGATCCCTACTTCGTGCAGGGGTACAGGATAAATTTTGATGGAACCGGCATGATTGCAATGACGGATGCGCCGGCGAATCATCAGATAAGCTATTCGTCCGACGGCCAGTTCTATACCGATAGCTGGTCCCGCGTCGACCTTGCCCCGGTGATAGTGCTGAAGCGCACGGCGGATCGTCAAACGATTGCAACCATTGCAAAGGGCGATCTGACAAAGCTCCCTACCGCGGGTTGGCATGCGCCAGAGGTCTTTGTTGCAAAAGGGCGCGACGGCAAGACAGATATCTGGGGCTTGATCTATAAGCCAGCTAATTTTGACCCTTCAAAGAAATATCCGGTTGTCGAGGCAATCTACGCAGGGCCACAGGGCTCGTTTGTGCCGAAATCATTCAATCTCCGTGGGATGCCGCTGACGGAACTTGGATTTGTGGTTGTACAGATTGATGGCATGGGAACCAACAATCGATCGAAAGCGTTTCACGATGTCATTTGGAAAAACCTGAAAGATGGCGGCTTTGAGGACCGCATTCTTTGGCACAAAGCAGCGGCGCAAAAGTTTCCCTGGTACGACGACACGCGCGTCGGAATTTATGGCACCTCGGCAGGTGGTCAGAACGCTCTGGGTGCTTTGCTCTTTCATCCGGAGTTCTACAAGGCTGCGGTGGCAAACAGTGGGAGCCACGACAACCGTATGGACAAGATGTGGTGGAACGAACAGTGGATGGGATGGCCAATAGGACCGCAGTATGCGGCCTCGTCGAATGTGGATAATGCATATCGTTTACAGGGCAGATTGTTACTTGTGTTTGGAGAGATGGATCATAATGTCGACCCGTCCTCGACGTTGCAGGTCGTCAATGCCTTGATCAAGGCAGATAAAGATTTTGAACTGCTGGAGGTTCCTGGCGGCGGCCATGGAGCAGGCGGGGAATACGGCGAGCGCCGTCTATTGGACTTCTTCGTTCGTTCTCTTGAGGGAGAGAAAACAGTGAACTGGAATGCGGCGCCCTCAACGGTTCAACATAAATAGCAAAGACAGAATGCAGGAAGGCGGAAGACAATGAGCAACAACGTGACTCGTAGAGGATTTCTGGCAGGGATAGCAGCCGCAAGCGGAATCGCGCTCATGCCGGAGGACGCAGCAGCCCAAAAAACTCTCAACGTCTCTATTGTGGAAGACACTGAGAATGCTACATTGACCAACTCTGCGGTAGAGAAGGTTGCCTGGAAGGCCAAGCCTTTCCCGATGCCTCAGGTCCGTCTATTGCCAAGCTTCTGGATGGACATGATGGAGTTGAATCGCAGTTATCTATACTCTCTTCCAAATGATCGGCTTGCGCATAACTTTCGCGTGACGGCGGGACTCCCTTCGGATGCGGTTCCGCTTGGTGGATGGGAGGCCCCGGATTGCGAACTGCGTGGGCACTATGTCGGGCACTATCTATCTGGGTGCGCTCTACTTCACGCAAGCACCGGCGATCTTGAAATTCGTAACAAGGCGAATGCGCTGGTGGCAATTCTCGCCGAGTGCCAAGCGAAAGATGGTTATTTGGGAGCATATCCTGCGACGTTCTACGACCGCCTGCGTAATCATGAAAAGGTATGGGCTCCCTTTTACACCTATCACAAGATTCTGGCTGGGATGCTCGAGATGTATCAGCATACCGGCAATCGGCAGGCGCTACAGGTGGCAGTTCGAATGGCTGATTGGGCCGATGCATGGTCGAAGC
It encodes the following:
- a CDS encoding S9 family peptidase, whose product is MRFGRSLLVVSVLALSASVAVCEVTREAFAHALDRSSEYRKAAGMLPEAPHWIDDSSRFWFEESDGTTHHYVIYDAHTQQRSSLDNAKIAAAISKGLPKPIAADHLALMDLQFDAKEAGFSFVTLRGAWHCTLPDYACTLNQNSGGDSDDDRSKAPGFEGNDEHRAVTSPDGKWEATIQNFNVFLHRVGSEDPATPLSTNGNEGDYYQRSSLAWSPDSKHLLARRVLQGMRRQVHYVESSPSGQIQPIASEHFYAKPGDVLDLEQPVLFNPETRSELNISSDLFPNPYELTDFVWRKDSSAFTFNYNQRGHQKLSVISVDAATGKTREVIVETSRTFIEYTALNPDQFGTGKFYRHDIEDGKEILWLSERDGWAHLYLYNGTTGKVENQITHGDWVVRGVDRVDEQHRQIYFEASGVDPKLDPYFVQGYRINFDGTGMIAMTDAPANHQISYSSDGQFYTDSWSRVDLAPVIVLKRTADRQTIATIAKGDLTKLPTAGWHAPEVFVAKGRDGKTDIWGLIYKPANFDPSKKYPVVEAIYAGPQGSFVPKSFNLRGMPLTELGFVVVQIDGMGTNNRSKAFHDVIWKNLKDGGFEDRILWHKAAAQKFPWYDDTRVGIYGTSAGGQNALGALLFHPEFYKAAVANSGSHDNRMDKMWWNEQWMGWPIGPQYAASSNVDNAYRLQGRLLLVFGEMDHNVDPSSTLQVVNALIKADKDFELLEVPGGGHGAGGEYGERRLLDFFVRSLEGEKTVNWNAAPSTVQHK
- a CDS encoding glycoside hydrolase family 27 protein encodes the protein MKSPAAIFCLLLLVMLGSSSINAAVPLAATPPMGWNSWNHFGDKVDDKIIRAAADAMVASGMRDAGYVYINIDDTWQGTRDANGNIHPNSKFPDMKALADYVHSKGLKLGIYSSPGAKTCAGYEGSLGHEQQDADTYAKWGVDYLKYDLCSYTKELKERAGNDPDKSRAVMIEIYSKMHEALAHTGRPIILSFCQYGWQAVWRWGAASGGNLWRTTGDIEDNYNSMASIGFSQAGLSPFAGPGHWNDPDMLEVGNGGMTPMEYRTHMSLWALLAAPLLAGNDLSSMSPDTRNILLNREVIAIDQDPAGRQGDRVYTEGPLEVWSKTLADGSVAVGIFNRWTMPLTLDVPLARLGFNKGVVAGRDLWAHVDLSPIHDTYHAHVPPHGVVLLRLRQTVQ